From Paraglaciecola sp. L1A13:
CCAGCCAGTGTCATCAAACACCAAGTCGAAATGGCATATATACTCAAAGAGAGCAGTAATGTGTACCAGCGCATTTCAGTAAAATACTGAGCCAGCATTTTACGTAATTTTAAAAACATGGCGTTAATTCAGGTTATTATTATTTTGGGATATTCTTTCATACCCAGGACCATTAGCCAATGTAAGACTCAAAGCAGAGCAAAGATGAACAAATAGCCAATCCGTTAAAACAGATTGGCTATCTGTGTAGAGCGTTTTATTACTTACCTAAGATACGGCTAAGTTCATCGTCGGCTGATGTTTGACCGCCCTTAATGCCAGCTTGAGATAAGCGCTTTTCTAAATCGTCACTTGACTCTTCAGTAGCTAATTCCTGTGCCGCTTGCAATTCTGCATCTCGCAATGTTTGTTTGTCTTGAATACGTTGCAGCGACTCAGTGGCCGTTTTCATCTTACTGTTTGCACCTAAATGGCGAGATGAAACCGCAACTTGCGCTTTTTGCACAGATTCAGTGGCCTTTACCATGTCGACCTGCTGTTCTAGGCGACGCAAGTTACCTTTAGCTTGACCGATATTCGCCGCTAATTGCTTTTCCGATTGCTTAAATTGATCAAGATATTTTTGCTCGCCTTCTTGTTCCGCTTTTAAGTCACTGACTTTTTGTGCGCAATCGAGTGCTAATTGGCGATCTGAATCAATCGCCTTACGAGCATGGGCTTCGTACTGTTCAATAGATGATTGCAAGCTAGTTACTTTTTGCTCAGCGAGTTTACACTTGGCTAAAATTTGCGTGCGAGCGTGGTCTGATTTGCGCAATTCATCTTTTGCTTCGCGGATCTCTTGCTCAAGGATACGAATGGCCTGGCTATCTACAACTGTTTGCGCGGCTTCGGTGGCACCACCTTTAACGGCGGTCACTAATTTTCTCCAAACTGACATACTGTCACTCCTCGATTAATGTAAATGTTCTGCATAAGCATCTAAAAATGCTTCTACATTTTGAAACAATGTCTGCACTTCGATCATCACGCTCTCAGGTTTAGATTGTGAGCTAAGTGAACCGAATGCTGTGTAATATTCATCGCCTGCGACATTTGAAATACCCACAGTCGTTAATGGGAAAATCATATGAGACTTTAAAATTTCTTCATTTAAAGCATGTTTGTCTTTCACTTCACTTAATGAAAACAATAGCGACTCAACAAGTATTTGTTCTCCGCTAATGGCTAACCACGCATCAACACCGTCGCTGTTGGCAATTAATAAACAATTTTCTTCACGGGTAACAACGAGATCTTGGTTGTCACTAAAAAGGGTCTCAAGTTGGTTAAGATCCCATGTCATGGTTACTCTCCTGTATGTCTAATGACCGTTTCTCAAATGCGTCACAAAATTAATTTGTGGTCGAAGGCGAAACACGGGCTTAGTGTAGTCAGTTGGAAAACAAATAGTCAAATATTATTTTCAACATTTGAAGTCTATTCATTACTAATGTAAATTATACGTCACATTTGTGTCGGCGGAGCAATTATGCAAAATAACCTAGATGGTCAGACAGCAAAACAGAACAATAGTGCCTCAGCAGATTGGCGGCAAGTGGTGCAGCGTCTAGTAAAAGCTGAAATGTCTAAGCGCGGCGTGAAGTATCAAGATCTTAGCGAACGGTTAGTGACTATCGGTGTTAATCAAAGCGCAGATAACCTGCGCAATAAAGTTAATAAGGGGATTTTGGGTGCTGATTTGTTGTTACAAATCATGTATGTGTTGAATATGCGTCGTATTGAGCGCGACGATATCGTGGATATGTTCAGCGACATGGGGCAAGATCTCGCGCAATAAAAGAATTTTTTGGACTGCTACTAGCGACAATGTCTCACTAAACAGGCAAAAAAAAGCCCAACGCAATAATCGCCGGGCTAAAGAACAGTTAGGAGAAACGTCAATAATGTTTAAACTGTTGATGTTATTTTAGTTGCTTTAGGCAAAGTCACAAGGGAACTTGAGTATACCAAGGCCATTGCAGGTATTAATTATTATACGTAAAATAACGGGCTACGTTTCCTAGGACAATATATGAAAGTTTCCGAATTCCAGTTTGATTTACCCGAAACCTTGATCGCACGTTACCCAACTAAGGAACGCACGGCCAGCCGCTTAATGCACCTGTCTGTCGACGGTCTTGAGCATCTACAATTTACTGACGTGATCGATTTAATCAATCCTGGTGATTTGCTGATATTCAACAATACCCGTGTTATCCCTGCGCGCCTGCTAGGGCAAAAGGCGTCGGGGGGGAAAGTTGAGGTATTAATTGAGCGGATTATTGATGAGCATCATGTGCTGGCTCATGTCCGGGCGAGTAAATCGCCAAAAGAAGGAACGCGATTATTGCTTGAAGGCAGCGTTGAAATGGAGATGGTTGGCCGTCAAGACGCTTTGTTTGAACTGAAGTTGCTAAATCCCGAACCTATTCTTGAGATTCTTGAGCAATATGGTCATATGCCGTTGCCTCCCTACATCGACCGACCTGATGAAGAATCGGACAAAGAACGCTACCAAACTGTTTATAATCAGAAGCCTGGTGCCGTCGCAGCACCAACCGCAGGCTTGCATTTTGATGAAGGTATACTCAAGCAGTTAAAAGACAAAGGGGTTAATAGCGAATTTGTAACACTGCATGTTGGCGCAGGCACTTTTCAACCTGTTCGTGTTGACAATATTCTTGAACATAAAATGCATTCTGAATATGCCGAGGTGCCTGAAAGTGTTATCAGCGCTATCGCTCAAACTAAAGCGGCTGGAAAGCGGGTGATAGCAGTGGGCACTACGTCTGTGCGGTCCCTTGAGTCAGCGGCTCAAGCTGCTGTAAAAAATGGAACTGAGCTGGCACCTTTTTTCAGTGATACTGATATTTTTATTTATCCGGGTTATAAATTCCAATTGATTGATGCCATGTTGACCAATTTTCACTTGTCTGAGTCGACGCTTATTATGCTTGTCAGTGCGTTTGCTGGTAAAGAGAATGTGATGGACGCTTATCAACAAGCTATTGATCGAAAGTATCGTTTTTTTAGTTATGGAGACGCTATGTTCATTGAGAAAAATCAGGCATAAGGCAGCAATCGATAGCAGCATGAGGCCGCGGCAGAAAATAGTGCGTTATTAGTTTTTATTCACTCGCGCAATTCGTATATAATCCGGCCACTTTTTGTCAGCAACTCGCTTGTTAGGCATTGAAAATCACCTAAGACGAGAAAACGCTGGTGGGCATGACCTATCAGCAGGAAGTATTTATGCAATTTGAATTAGACAATACAGATGGAAAGGCACGCCGCGGACGTCTTAAATTTGACCGGGGAGTTGTGGAAACCCCAGCCTTTATGCCTGTAGGCACATACGGTACGGTTAAGGGCATGACACCAGAAGAGCTCGATGAATCGGGAGCCCATATATGCTTAGGTAATACCTTTCATTTAATGCTGCGTCCAGGTACCGAACTGATTAAACTTCACGGTGATTTGCACGACTTTATGCATTGGCAAAAGCCAATCTTAACTGACTCTGGTGGCTTTCAAGTTTTTAGCCTAGGTGATCTGCGTAAGATAACCGAAGAGGGAGTAACATTTCGTTCACCCATCAATGGTGAAAAAATACTGCTGACCCCCGAGAAATCGATGCAAGTGCAACGAGACTTAGGTTCTGACATTGTTATGATTTTCGATGAGTGTACGCCGCATCCCGCCACCGAAAGTGAAGCGCGTCTGTCGATGGAGCTTTCTTTACGTTGGGCCAAGCGCAGCAAAGCTGAGCATGGTGATAACCCGTCGGCTTTATTTGGCATTATTCAAGGTGGCATGTATGAGGACTTACGGGACGTATCATTAAAAGGTTTAGAAGACATAGGCTTTGATGGATATGCGATCGGTGGCCTCTCGGTGGGTGAGCCTAAAGAGGATATGATCCGGATATTAGATCACACCGCAGACAAAATACCAGCCCATAAGCCTCGTTATCTTATGGGGGTGGGCAAACCAGAAGATTTAGTTGAGGGGGTACGTCGCGGGATTGATATGTTCGACTGCGTTATGCCAACACGGAATGCTCGCAACGGCCATCTATTTGTGACCAGTGGTATCGTGAAAATTCGCAATGCGGTACATAAAACGGATATAGGGCCCCTGGACGATAAATGTGACTGTTACACTTGTAAAAACTATTCGCGGTCAT
This genomic window contains:
- a CDS encoding PspA/IM30 family protein, producing the protein MSVWRKLVTAVKGGATEAAQTVVDSQAIRILEQEIREAKDELRKSDHARTQILAKCKLAEQKVTSLQSSIEQYEAHARKAIDSDRQLALDCAQKVSDLKAEQEGEQKYLDQFKQSEKQLAANIGQAKGNLRRLEQQVDMVKATESVQKAQVAVSSRHLGANSKMKTATESLQRIQDKQTLRDAELQAAQELATEESSDDLEKRLSQAGIKGGQTSADDELSRILGK
- a CDS encoding YjfI family protein — its product is MTWDLNQLETLFSDNQDLVVTREENCLLIANSDGVDAWLAISGEQILVESLLFSLSEVKDKHALNEEILKSHMIFPLTTVGISNVAGDEYYTAFGSLSSQSKPESVMIEVQTLFQNVEAFLDAYAEHLH
- a CDS encoding DUF6471 domain-containing protein; the encoded protein is MQNNLDGQTAKQNNSASADWRQVVQRLVKAEMSKRGVKYQDLSERLVTIGVNQSADNLRNKVNKGILGADLLLQIMYVLNMRRIERDDIVDMFSDMGQDLAQ
- the queA gene encoding tRNA preQ1(34) S-adenosylmethionine ribosyltransferase-isomerase QueA; this encodes MKVSEFQFDLPETLIARYPTKERTASRLMHLSVDGLEHLQFTDVIDLINPGDLLIFNNTRVIPARLLGQKASGGKVEVLIERIIDEHHVLAHVRASKSPKEGTRLLLEGSVEMEMVGRQDALFELKLLNPEPILEILEQYGHMPLPPYIDRPDEESDKERYQTVYNQKPGAVAAPTAGLHFDEGILKQLKDKGVNSEFVTLHVGAGTFQPVRVDNILEHKMHSEYAEVPESVISAIAQTKAAGKRVIAVGTTSVRSLESAAQAAVKNGTELAPFFSDTDIFIYPGYKFQLIDAMLTNFHLSESTLIMLVSAFAGKENVMDAYQQAIDRKYRFFSYGDAMFIEKNQA
- the tgt gene encoding tRNA guanosine(34) transglycosylase Tgt, which produces MQFELDNTDGKARRGRLKFDRGVVETPAFMPVGTYGTVKGMTPEELDESGAHICLGNTFHLMLRPGTELIKLHGDLHDFMHWQKPILTDSGGFQVFSLGDLRKITEEGVTFRSPINGEKILLTPEKSMQVQRDLGSDIVMIFDECTPHPATESEARLSMELSLRWAKRSKAEHGDNPSALFGIIQGGMYEDLRDVSLKGLEDIGFDGYAIGGLSVGEPKEDMIRILDHTADKIPAHKPRYLMGVGKPEDLVEGVRRGIDMFDCVMPTRNARNGHLFVTSGIVKIRNAVHKTDIGPLDDKCDCYTCKNYSRSYLHHLDKCNEILGARLNTVHNLRYYQRVMQGLRDAIAEQKLDDFVAEFYAQKDLPVPAL